gttcaaaagttaaggacatgcagtccttaacttacagttacaagttctaaagttaaggacagacagtccttaacttatagttacaagttcaaaagttaaggacatgcagtccttaacttacagttacaagttcaaaagttaaggacaataggtccttaactttgatttccaagttcaaaagttaaggacagacagtccttaacttacagttacacgttcaaaagttaaggacaaacagtccttaacttacagttacaagttcaaaagttaaagacaataggtccttaacttttacttacaagttcaaaagttaaggacgcttggtcttgaagtttgagttccaagttcaaaagttaaagacatgCAAccttgaagtcctgaacttagaggtacaagttcaaaaattaaggacatgtagtcctgaagtcctgaagtcctgaacttagagttacaggttcaaaagttaaggacatgtagtcctgaagttaagtacaaaagttaaggacatgagcagaagaGTATTTTTGTCcgggcagttaaagtttattaaagcagtggctaaagactaaagacattttaaacggtggcttaaaagtaaatacatgtatTATTAGTGGCCAACCGTGCACTTCCCCTTCAAATATGGAATTGGGCTGATTTTATGGCAGTGGGCTAAAATCTATCTGGGCTGCAAATTCTTACAAAACCCAATTAAAGGACAAAATTTGAGCGGGCAAAGTGGGATCCTTATAGCAGCTTCTTCTCAGTAACTCAAAAAGCAGCAGCCAGCTAAAATGGCTCCTTTTTCATTTCCATTTTGAAACTTTTCTCTCAAAAGAATACTGAGTTTACTCTTTCTAAGTGAAGCCCTCCGATTTCGTGCTTTTTACTTCTTTGACATTTTGGAAGAACGTTCCTTTTTCGTTTCAATGGTAGACTTAAAGAGGAAAAGAGGCCGAAAACCTAAAAATGCGGGGTCGGACTCCGGCGGCGGCGCGGAAACAGCCGTAGACGAAGGCGCAGTTTCTGCAAACCCTGTCGAGACCGCCACCAACGGCGATACACAAACTCACCGCCGCGGCCGTGGCCGCCTGAGGAAAGTCGAAGAAGTAGTTGACAGGGATATTGCGGCGTCACCGGAGAGACGAGGCCATAGATTCCCCGACCACAACCACGGCGAACTCACCGCCACAGTATTGAGTGGCGACTTGAGGCATGTCGCGGAGTTGGCTACCGCAGCGGCGAAGGCGGCACCGTCGATGGATGCGGTGGTGAAAGTGTTCTGCGTGCACACAGATCCGAATTTCTCGCTTCCGTGGCAGAGGAAGAGACAATACAGCTCTAGTAGTAGTGGTTTCATAATTAGTGGAAAAAGAGTGCTCACAAATGCTCACTCTGTGGAGCATCATACTCAAGTTAAGCTCAAGAAACGTGGCTCTGATACAAAATACCTAGCTACTGTACTCTCCATTGGAACTGAGTGTGACATTGGTATGTTCCATAACTTTTACGAGATTTATATACACCGACAATGTTATGTTTTCTATACATTAGTAGTGTTATTTAATGTGTTATAGCAGTTCAGTTACCATTTATTATAGAGTTTAAGTTATATGCACCGTAAGAATAAGGAATTTTTACATCATTATGTCACTTTTACTTATGCTAGCTTGTAACTTGTCTTACTAACATTACAAATCCCACATTTTAAGGAGGTATACCTCTACATGTGTTTTGGTGATCTAATAGTATAATTTTTTTACACCATGTGTATATAACTTAAACCCTTTATTATATGTTATCAATTAATGCTATTAAACAGAGTTATCTGCAATTAACTCCTTATTATTAATGCTATTAAGAataagaaatttttacatcattaggTCACTTTTACTTATGGTAGCATGTAACTTGTCTTACTAACATTACAAATCCGACATTTTAAGGAGGTATACCTGTACATGTGTTTTGGTGATCTAATAGTGTAATTTTTTTACACCTGTGTGTATATAACTTAAACCCTTTATTATATGTTATCAATTATTAATGCTATTAAACAGAGTTATCTGCAATTAACTTTCAAGTGACCTAATTGTGTACATAATTTTTGTATTGTTAGTGCATTAAACTTAAACTAATTTTTACTCCTCGTCTTGATTTATGTGTTGATATTTGACTGCACTAAGATTACGAAAGAAAGAAGAACTTTGGAAATCCGTGGTCTAAAACAAGTCTTAGACATTTGTGGAGCTTAAATCATCTCATCAAGGGTAAAATGAGAAGTTTATAGTTAAATTGTTTTTAAATGTAGAAAGATGTCATTTTGGGACAGACTAAAAGAAAACACCATCACATAAATTGGGATTGAGAGTAGTAATTTACTAATTTTTGTTTGCCtgaatcttcaattttcttagctgttatatatatatatcttgccTATATATAAAACACCATCACATAAATTGGGATTGAGAGTAGTAATTTACTAATTTTTGTTTGCCtgaatcttcaattttcttagctgttatatatatatatcttgccTTAGTTTCCATTATTTTTCTTGGACAGACATCAGATTGTCAATTCAATGTTACTAACCTAGTGTGCATTTGGTACGGGGACAATGTTTTACCCTGGGAAATAATTAGTGTTTGATTGGGCTTAATAATGATCCCGTGACATTTTTTTGGTAGGAAAGATTGATAACATTGGTGGAAGCGAGTGATATGGAATAAAAGTTGAGATTTTTGTACATTTCAGTGAAATTTTATTCCTTTGGCCCAAAGCTTTGGTCTAGTGGTAAAACCGCAACTTGTGATGTAGGGGTTAGGTGCATCTCGCATGTTTTAACAGTGCCACAAACAAAAAtttggtatttaagtggagaaggataGAGGGGCGGGTGCATGATCCATCGCGTTTCGAACCGTGTGCCACTGGCCCCAGGGATTTATTGTTTATCAAAAAATATTATTCCTCAGAACAATTTAAGGCGACCAAATATCATAAAATGATTTCATAAAGGAAGGAGTTTTTCGTCATACAAACACTCCCCTTAATTGCATCATTTTACTGTTAGAATTTGGTAAATTCAGTACTAAAAAGATCTTAAGCTAGCtattttgttgttattatgaAACAGCAATGTTAACTGTGAATGATGATGAGTTCTGGGAAGGAGTATCACCTCTTGAATTTGGGGATTTGCCTGCACTGCAAGATGCTGTAACTGTTGTTGGATACCCTATAGGAGGAGATACGATCTCTGTGACTAGCGGTGTTGTCTCGCGCATTGAGATACTATCTTATGTTCATGTGTCGACCGAGCTCCTTGGATTGCAGGTTATGTTTTGAAGTTTCTCCCTTCCTGCAGATATTTTCTTTAATATGATATGTGGTTTTTATTTCCTTAATTTGGTTGCTATGGTTTTAATTCGGTGAGATTATTGTGCAGATAGATGCTGCCATCAATTCTGGAAATTCTGGTGGACCTGCATTCAATGATAAGGGGAAGTGTGTAGGTATTGCATTTCAATCCCTTAAGCATGAAGATGCCGAGAACATCGGTTATGTCATACCAACTCCAGTAATTATGCATTTCATCCAAGATTATGAGAAGAATGGAGCATATACAGGTACATGAAAATTCCAATAACATCTTGAACTTGATTAAATTGATGGTCTCAAAGTGCAAACTTATGTCTTATATGGGCTTCTCCTACATTGTAGGTTTTCCTGTCATTGGAGTTGAATGGCAAAAAATGGAAAATCCCGACCTCCGCAAGTCGGTTGGTATGGCACATAATCAGAAGGGTGTCCGGATCCGAAGAGTTGAGCCTACGGCTCCAGAATCTAATGTTCTAAAGCCTTCAGATGTTATCCTTAGCTTTGACGGAGTTGATATAGCCAATGATGGAACAGGTGAACACTGATTTCATCCCAAATTAGACATGTTTGAGACAGTTCTCTTAATATCAATGTGCTTCCTATTGAAATGATAGATTTATATTTTAGTCCGGCTTCCCCCTCGTCCCCTCACTCTCCTTTCCCTAATATGAACCTTGAGTCATCAAAGCCTTTCTGACTCGGCCTGGCCCGGTCGCCCTACGCGACTGGCGCTTCAAAGGGCGAAACTCTGGGTCGTAGTTTGCGACATATTTTCAGTAGGGGCCTTTAGTCTATTGATTAGAGTAGGGGTTGCGCGGGTTTCATTACTTTTCTTCCATTCCGTCGCAGAAAGAAAAGGATATATAATGATCGATTTGTACATTTCTCGAAAGAGTTCCTCGAGAGGACCATGCCCTAGCCAGTTGTCAACCCTAAAGGTTTTTCTTCTGACCGTTTCCAATACCGAAGCCAATATTAGCAACAAAAATAGGCCATTGCTGTCTGATGGTTCTCCAAATGCTCACCCCAAATGAAGTTTTCACTGGTTTAGTACACTAGTGACCCTCTTAACCACACTTTTGATTTGTCATCTGCCTCCATAAAGGTTGTTCTTCACAGTCGTGTCTCCATAACCATTCTAGTAGCAGACACTTATTATGTACCCTTTAATTCCTTGTACCGGGACCACCTTCTCTTTTGCTGTTGTATTATGGCCGCTAGATTCTAGGGCCATTTTTGTATGTTAAACATGTTTAGCTTATGAGTCAAAAGTAAGTCTTTCTTAAATCTCATGCCTAGTCAAATATCATCATGTAAAATAAAACAGTGGGAGTATGAAAGACCTTATGGAATGTGATACCTAGTATTGAAGTCTCTTCCTGTTCTCCaattatgtgtatttgatcttaTTGATTACAAAAATGGTGATTTAAAGATTATGCTTTATATTCAGAAGAAAGAACGCTAGATAAGTGTAGATTAGTCAAAGTTGCATATTCATTATCTAGTGAGAAGTTAACAAACAAGTTTAAAGAAGAGATAAGACACTACTATTTAACGTCAGGTGATGTCCGACTAGTGTGAGTGGACTGTATAGTTGTGCTCAAGagcaagaaaggaaaattgaaatcATGAAAGCATCAAGATTTCATTTTCCCTTTATTTGTCTGCTTTTCTTGAGTATTTTATCTTTTAGATGCTTATCTGTAAAGGAAATATGAAATTCTGGTAAATTCCATATAATGTATCCACAACATTCAAAAGATGTTGAGATACTGTGCAAATCATCATTGTGATTTAGGTACCCGGCGATTAGAAAGGGACTGAACAAAGAAAAATGATTATTCCTTTTCGAACAAAAGAAACATAACGATTACTATAAAAGTGGGGAGAAGGTTCAAATTCGTTTACTAGATGTCTATCCATTGGTGCTCTGGAATATGTTTTGAGCTTTGTCCTTACTCTTTGTTGGTATGTTTAGTTTTTTCCATATGGTCTGCTTTTTGTAATTTAGGTATTGAATTGTCTAGTAGTTAAATACATATTAACCTTTCATGCAAAGATGTTCATTTTGGTAGTCAAATACATTATGGTGTAATGTAAACATTGCTCAATAGGGTAGTAAATCTAGTTTCTCAAGCAATTTATGTCAGTGCAGAAGACTGCATTTAGTTCATTTCTATTTATCTTGATAGAATTGTTACTATTgtcagcatttcattcttgtgcACAGTTGATAGTAATATCTTTCATACCTCTTGGAATTCTCTCTCTTCTATGCTGCGATTAACTTATTTGACCACTCTGGAAGTAAGAAATAAAAGTCTTTGTTAGTGATGGGTGAAGGGGCAGAAGAAAATACAGAACAACTTTGTGTTGCTTGCTTTGGTAATACTGGCTATTGTATTGGCTACTCAAAACATTGATAAATATGTTAGGTATTGCAGGATTGTCCAATTCATAATCCTCGCACTAGGGTTCAAGAAGCATCCCATTGTTTAGCTGGGAATAATTGATTTGTGGAATCCCCATTGATATGATTAAAAAGGATCATATAGGTGCCAAAGAGGGATGGTTGGGAGGAATAATGGATGTTGCATGTTTTTCTTGTGGGAGGCCCTATATTTGGCCCAGCTCCAAACTCAATCCCAGCTACACCTAAGAGACTAAAAATTAAGTTCTAATCACAAATATAGATGACTTTATGAGATGGAAATTAGAAATTCTCTATCACTGAATTTCTGAacttcattattattattattttgaaaattgtAAATTCCTGATTTTGGTATTGTTATTTTTCAGTACCGTTCAGGCATGGAGAGCGCATTGGTTTCAGCTATCTTGTTTCTCAAAAATATACTGGAGATGATGCTCGAGTGAAAGTTCTTCGTAAATCTAAGACTCTAGAATTCAAAATAAAGCTTAACGCACATAAACGATTGATTCCAGCTCATATCAAGGGAAAACCTCCTTCTTACTACATTGTCGGTGGATTTGTTTTCACTGCTGTTTCTGTTCCATATTTACGTTCAGAGGTTTGTAATCAACTGCATAACTTCATATTTTATTTATTACTTGTTCGCCATGCCTTTGAGGGCTTACATATCTTGCTTGGGTACCACTTTTTTCCCTTAAATTTAGTATGGAAAAGATTATGAATTTGATGCTCCAGTTAAGTTGTTGGACAAACTCCTACACGCAATGGCACAATCAATTGATGAACAACTGGTTGTGGTTTCTCAGGTCAGTCTAGCTCTTTGTCGATTTACTAGTCTGTTATATCTAAGGCTCCTTTCTGATCTGCCTTGCCCACTTCCTATTAGGTGCTTGTGGCTGACATCAATATTGGTTATGAAGAACTAGTTAACACTCAGGTGAGAAGAAAATATTGTGGGACTACAGAGCTGAGTAGTATTTACGAATTAGGGAGCTGCCATTGTAGTTTTTTCACGTGCATCTATATGTTTTGATTTGACATTGAATGAATGTAATCTAGGTTCTTGCTTTCAACGGCAAGCCTATAAAAAATCTGAAGAGCTTGGCTAACATGGTGGAGGCCTGTAAAGAAGAATACATGAAGTTTGATCTTGATTATGATCAGGTTATCTCTCTATCTGATTTTTATGtcctttcctttcttttcttttcttttcttttcttatccttctgGACCTCTCAAGGTGATTCTGTTGTTTTTTTTAGATTGTTGTACTGCAGACTAAAAATGCAAAAGCGGCAACGTCAGATATTCTTGCAATGCATTGTATACCTTCAGCCATGTCTGATGATCTGAAGACATGAGAGCTGTTTTTGATGGTATCGAAGCTCAGGACTCTCCGCATTCACCTTTTCTCCTCTTTGAGCTACTTTTTTGTGTTTCTACTCCTATTATCTTTGGTCAATTTGCATAGATTGTGGAGTTTCTACTGGCAACTGTGGTGTCATCGATGGCCTCTCCATAAGAGAGTTCCTGTTCTCTTCCCTGCGATAGGAACTGAACAGATGCTATGAAGTTTTGGTACCTTTTTTTCCCCGAGTGCGCAGTTCAAAACATGGTAGATAATGGGCTCGTCCCtttacccttctccacttaaatacctaCCTATTATATTGTCCAGCTAGTATACTAGATTTTCTTATAGTGCATTCCTGAGATACAAGTGGAGAGTGCTGTTTCTCCAGTAGTGGCTTTGAGTGCTTTAAAGCCAACGTAGAATGTGGTTCAGAAGTCCTATCAGGAGATCACTCTGCTGCACTCTCCCTCTCAGCCCGCCTTTCATTTCTACCTATACGATTTATGTTCTTGTAGAAACATACCTTTATATGTGCATGCAGGATTTACTTTTCAATATCCTTTAGCATTACGCTTGTCTGCGAACTGCATAATGATGATGAGGTCATGAACATCTAGCTTAGCTACCTTTTTGTGTTGTATTCGTTTTTTGCCCTCTGTAACAAGGGAAACTTTTTTAGCTGAAGATGACGCTAGAGCCGCTAACACAACATTCAGAAATGTCTTTGTTCCTTTCCCTACTTAACATTGGAGAATCCAATGGCTATAATTGTTACGTTGTGACAACCCAAGCGAATCTCATATCATGACAAAACATGAGATGTTGAATATATAAGTAAACAAGCCTTATACCTTAGTGATGCGTTTTAAAGTTGTGTGGATCTAGGCCCAAAGCGGATAATGAGCTTGTTTGGATTGGCTTGTctttaagtgcttttaagccaAAATGGGTTTTAAGCTATTTTGTAGTGTTAGTAAAgtaaaaaaagtgcttttaagcacttatttttaagctaaaatgacaaaaacaagGTAAAAGCCAAAAGTTGGAATTCCTAATTTATGGCTTAAAAactattttggcttaaaagtcaCTTAAAACAAGCACATCCAAACGGGCTCAATATCACTAGTGAATTTGAGCTGTTacatatggtatcagagccattcTGTGTGGAACCTTGATATGGTGGGACAAATTTTAGCTATCAACTAAGAGCTTGTTTGACCAAGTTGTCAAAAACTGcttattttgaaatgattttttttttgtttaaatatGTTTTTTGAAAAAGTACTTTTGCAAAATAGTAGTTTGTGTTCGGCCAATTCGTTTGAATAATGCTTTTTTGCAAGCTCATTGTGTttgattatttttaaaaaaaaagtacttttaagtatCAAATTACCAAAAAAGGATAGTAAAGGTTCGATTTGCAATTagtattaaaaataaatttaaacataatataaagtaaaaatataaattaaaaatttcAATCAATATAATAGTTATTCCAAAGTAATAACATTGAGTGCTTGGTATTACTTATTGTTTATATGATACTTTAAATATGTCAAAATATATTGTTCaatataaatttaaaatttaCTCTTAGGAATAGGAGAAAAAGAATAAAtttatgattaaaataaaaaagaaaagaaatgtatagtagaataaaaagaaaaaggaaaagaaaaatgttAAATTAAtgaggataatttgaaaaatataaatttattgcAAAGTTATTTTTGTCTTGAACAAATTAGTTTTCCGCTTCTGCTTCTTGGAAGAAGCTAGAATTTGTAGCTTCTCCCCAAAAGCAGAAAAACTGCTTCTGTTGctgctcaaaagtattttttattttggccaaacaccttaaaCTTTTTATTAAAATACTTTtttacaaacaaaaaaaagaagtatTTTTGGTCTcccagaagcttggccaaacagactCTAAGTTTAGGCGAATCTCACATATTTTGGGATACATAGACATTTGTctgtaaacacataaccccagcaggggtctggtttggacatgcacagcaatagctgatgctggcataatcacaaaccagacATAAAACATAAACACATGGAAGagataggggtttgggattcataagatagTAAGTATACAGTAAGTGATTGACAGGGCATGCTTGGGAGCACACATAAGGGaatgcattaatctaaaggggaaggggagacattataacatgctggtaatgtaacttgactgcaggTTTCACGACAGAATCAC
This genomic stretch from Nicotiana sylvestris chromosome 9, ASM39365v2, whole genome shotgun sequence harbors:
- the LOC104239020 gene encoding protease Do-like 9, coding for MVDLKRKRGRKPKNAGSDSGGGAETAVDEGAVSANPVETATNGDTQTHRRGRGRLRKVEEVVDRDIAASPERRGHRFPDHNHGELTATVLSGDLRHVAELATAAAKAAPSMDAVVKVFCVHTDPNFSLPWQRKRQYSSSSSGFIISGKRVLTNAHSVEHHTQVKLKKRGSDTKYLATVLSIGTECDIAMLTVNDDEFWEGVSPLEFGDLPALQDAVTVVGYPIGGDTISVTSGVVSRIEILSYVHVSTELLGLQIDAAINSGNSGGPAFNDKGKCVGIAFQSLKHEDAENIGYVIPTPVIMHFIQDYEKNGAYTGFPVIGVEWQKMENPDLRKSVGMAHNQKGVRIRRVEPTAPESNVLKPSDVILSFDGVDIANDGTVPFRHGERIGFSYLVSQKYTGDDARVKVLRKSKTLEFKIKLNAHKRLIPAHIKGKPPSYYIVGGFVFTAVSVPYLRSEYGKDYEFDAPVKLLDKLLHAMAQSIDEQLVVVSQVLVADINIGYEELVNTQVLAFNGKPIKNLKSLANMVEACKEEYMKFDLDYDQIVVLQTKNAKAATSDILAMHCIPSAMSDDLKT